One window of the Cryptomeria japonica chromosome 7, Sugi_1.0, whole genome shotgun sequence genome contains the following:
- the LOC131045447 gene encoding BAHD acyltransferase DCR-like, whose protein sequence is MADERAETVVKFRRTSSSIEALKKSISSVLVHFYPLAGRLKKGESGRMVVDCNDEGVEFTEALINTSLKDLERDGFPRQPYFEKLVNEVAPSAEENHFGPLLSIQVTTFEGDGICIGTTLHHVIADGNSFWHFMTSWAECSRGNPISKQPHLDRTVVRRGKKSPLSISYKAHEIVSNEITGAKIFKLVADDSEQLKQSGSGYVEKPKETLEKRVDPSMKTEVIYSTFCFTEEIIQDLKQQSGASSSFVAVAAQFWRCVMRAREVPPEETVFFVLLADCRGRVKPPLLPTYFGNCLYAGLAQTTANILIDSPISFAADVIQQVINSCYEEEQIDHLIDWAELPNRNFIDLVREAGWEYGTNAISSPRFPLYDIDYGWGKPSDVQTATMNEIGAMFLSCGKDGGKSILVSPCLPQHKMNLLHRLLFVVEE, encoded by the exons ATGGCAGATGAAAGAGCAGAAACTGTCGTGAAATTCAGGAGAAC CTCTTCATCAATAGAAGCCCTAAAGAAAAGCATCTCCTCTGTTTTGGTGCATTTCTATCCTCTGGCTGGCCGGTTGAAGAAGGGTGAATCTGGCAGAATGGTGGTTGATTGCAACGACGAAGGAGTAGAATTTACTGAAGCTTTAATCAATACATCCTTAAAGGACTTGGAAAGAGATGGGTTTCCCCGTCAGCCCTATTTCGAAAAGCTTGTTAACGAGGTCGCTCCTTCTGCTGAAGAAAATCACTTTGGACCGCTTTTGTCAATACAG GTTACAACATTTGAGGGAGATGGCATATGCATTGGAACGACCCTTCATCACGTTATAGCCGATGGAAATTCGTTCTGGCATTTCATGACATCTTGGGCAGAGTGTAGCAGAGGAAACCCCATTTCCAAACAACCACATCTTGACAGAACAGTTGTGAGACGAGGAAAGAAGAGCCCCTTGTCCATTTCTTACAAAGCCCATGAAATAGTAAGCAATGAGATCACAGGAGCCAAGATTTTCAAGCTTGTAGCTGACGATTCAGAGCAGTTAAAACAATCTGGTAGCGGGTATGTGGAAAAGCCCAAAGAGACTCTTGAGAAAAGGGTGGATCCCAGTATGAAAACAGAAGTTATATACTCAACGTTTTGCTTTACAGAAGAGATAATACAAGATTTGAAACAACAAAGCGGGGCTTCGAGTTCTTTTGTTGCAGTGGCTGCACAGTTTTGGAGATGTGTAATGAGAGCTCGCGAGGTGCCACCGGAAGAAACAGTTTTTTTCGTATTGCTAGCTGATTGTAGGGGTCGTGTAAAGCCGCCTCTACTTCCAACTTATTTTGGAAACTGCTTATATGCGGGTTTGGCGCAGACTACAGCAAACATACTCATTGATTCCCCCATCTCATTCGCCGCGGATGTTATCCAGCAAGTGATCAATTCTTGCTATGAAGAAGAACAGATAGATCATCTGATTGACTGGGCGGAACTTCCAAACAGAAATTTTATAGATTTAGTTAGAGAAGCCGGCTGGGAATACGGAACAAACGCAATAAGTTCTCCAAGATTTCCATTGTACGACATAGATTATGGATGGGGGAAGCCTTCAGACGTGCAGACCGCTACTATGAACGAAATTGGGGCCATGTTTTTGTCATGTGGAAAGGATGGAGGTAAAAGTATTTTGGTCTCCCCCTGCCTTCCTCAACACAAGATGAACCTCTTACATCGCCTTCTCTTCGTTGTAGAAGAGTGA